Proteins encoded by one window of Yamadazyma tenuis chromosome 2, complete sequence:
- a CDS encoding uncharacterized protein (COG:U; EggNog:ENOG503NW6Z): MKSWTCLFVVVFSLFVEVSSFNFGLDLGLSPKYYKKGQKVDLLVNKVESDHTQLPFGYFDLNFVCPASREKKPLHISLGEILRGDRLWESDFKLAFGKDISCARLCDFLAKVPQITFADRLIKQGYVVHWSIDGLPGATTFVSNNKNSKYYAAGFPLGFFEDDISYLYNHFMLVIRYHSEKKHPGMHTIVGFEVYPKSVVDETCPGSSKSYENLALKLPEGKKGKVAKLRIPYTYSVYWREDNSIDYANRWELYYANETHSASTKIHWLSFLNSVVLVSLLTLVVVIILVRINRLDSKNSDSSPNLALTAEIDNAFSKNAAWKNLGGAVTKRPVFPLLLSMLVSSGLQLIIATVGIILSVIIKSQLDYNKARGGEFSNYQGAFSSLALSCFVMSGILPSFFGFVLYKIFNNENLSVQIPPAKAVKLSILFSGFLPCLVLSVMLFFNFFVFAKESSNALPFGSIVILLILFFLIVLPLGLIGGYYGNKLKFNKKSIMFFSEKGKDSPNFVPQVNVSTTAKRALMSVIRNSTIVMLIYGLIPFGIVYVELSFIFNSIWLEKTTFYYMYGFLFLTTLSLIIIVSESTIIGIYISLVIENNPNWQWLSFRIGSSIGLYIYAYSIYYFFSLLNVQDFVSILLYFGYMALVSVLIGIAGGSVAVLTGMVFIKKLLTSTKAD; the protein is encoded by the coding sequence ATGAAATCGTGGACGTGCCTctttgtggtggtgttttcCTTATTTGTTGAGGTGCTgtccttcaactttggaTTGGACTTGGGCCTATCACCCAAGTATTATAAGAAGGGTCAAAAGGTTGACCTTCTAGTCAATAAGGTGGAGAGTGATCACACCCAACTCCCGTTCGGATactttgacttgaactttgtgTGTCCTGCTTCCAgagagaagaaaccatTGCATATCTCATTAGGTGAGATCTTAAGAGGTGATAGGTTGTGGGAAAGTGACTTTAAGTTAGCGTTTGGCAAGGATATTTCTTGTGCCCGTTTATGTGATTTTCTTGCCAAAGTTCCTCAGATTACTTTTGCTGATAGGTTAATTAAACAAGGCTACGTGGTGCATTGGTCAATAGATGGTTTACCAGGTGCTACCACATTtgtttccaacaacaaaaattCCAAATACTACGCGGCTGGGTTCCCGCTAGGGTTCTTTGAGGATGACATCAGCTACTTGTATAATCACTTTATGTTGGTTATACGATACCATTCTGAGAAAAAACATCCAGGAATGCACACCATAGTGGGCTTTGAAGTCTATCCCAAATCAGTAGTAGATGAGACATGTCCTGgctcttccaagtcctaTGAGAACCTTGCCTTGAAGTTGCCCGAAGGAAAAAAGGGTAAGGTTGCCAAGTTGAGAATCCCATACACCTATTCTGTGTATTGGAGAGAGGATAATTCCATCGATTATGCCAACAGATGGGAATTGTACTATGCAAATGAGACTCATTCAGCATCCACTAAGATCCACTGGCTTTCGTTTTTAAACTCAGTCGTGTTGGTGTCCTTGTTGACCTTGGTAGTGGTGATAATCTTGGTGAGAATAAATAGACTTGACCTGAAGAACTCCGATTCCTCCCCAAATTTGGCATTGACGGCTGAGATAGACAATgccttttccaaaaacGCTGCctggaagaacttgggtGGAGCTGTCACCAAACGGCCCGTTTTCCCTTTGTTGTTATCCATGTTAGTTTCTAGTGGTCTTCAATTAATTATCGCAACCGTTGGCATCATACTATCTGTGATCATTAAGTCTCAATTGGATTATAATAAAGCTAGAGGAGGTGAATTCAGTAACTACCAAGGGGCTTTCTCTTCATTGGCATTATCTTGTTTTGTAATGTCTGGTATTCTCCCATCGTTCTTCGGGTTCGTGTTGtacaagatcttcaacaacgaAAACTTAAGCGTACAGATTCCTCCTGCAAAAGCTGTCAAATTATCCATCTTATTCAGCGGATTCTTGCCTTGCTTGGTGTTGTCAGTCAtgttgtttttcaacttttttgTGTTTGCTAAAGAAAGCTCTAATGCATTGCCGTTTGGATCCATAGTGATtcttttgattttattcttcttgattgTTTTACCATTGGGTTTGATAGGTGGATATTACggaaacaagttgaaattcAATAAGAAGTCCATAATGTTTTTCTCTGAAAAAGGAAAGGATTCTCCCAATTTTGTCCCTCAAGTCAATGTGTCAACCACTGCTAAAAGGGCCTTGATGTCCGTAATTAGGAACTCAACAATAGTGATGCTCATCTATGGATTGATTCCATTTGGAATCGTATACGTCGAATTGTCCTTCATATTCAATTCGATATGGCTAGAAAAGACCACCTTCTACTACATGTACGGGTTCTTGTTTTTGACTACTTTGAGTCTCATTATCATTGTCAGTGAATCCACCATAATTGGAATTTACATCAGCTTAGTTATAGAAAATAATCCAAATTGGCAATGGTTATCTTTCAGGATCGGTTCAAGTATTGGGCTATACATCTATGCTTACTCCATCTATTACTTTTTCAGTCTTTTGAatgttcaagattttgtAAGTATTTTACTATACTTTGGCTATATGGCCTTGGTATCAGTGCTTATTGGAATAGCAGGTGGTTCGGTAGCAGTTCTCACAGGGATGGTGTTCATCAAAAAACTACTTACGTCTACGAAAGCAGATTAA
- the CDC27 gene encoding anaphase-promoting complex subunit cdc27 (COG:D; EggNog:ENOG503NW4C) has protein sequence MQEQPFVIQHLRSIIIHSLDTFNYTNAEFAGERLLAQDPEDLDSIYLYCLVLFHQKKYKTCYNRLINLEDHLGCSYLFGKSCLHLKKYKEGVYQLMKVNYLYNDSTLKPHQTSGFDVHHFSSSFNRFNYESNRNVLPDASGVYHLLGDLYNKTGDIKNSSLNYSYCLKFNQFDFEAFQKLCKLGVNVKVKALYKPSSNFNVDFDLGQTNFDGQSPFQNQNTIHQTPVNNGGISIHPDDSFNLSTPRMKTTSIPNAPLRKSVGSHTNQVNNHSEGLSKFEFTKPKLTLEKKKESTYSKITSRLISQPASTSSDKERLRSSLKRNNSNSNIHSNGESSGLVSEPGTIKSVFTSKEIESSESFLLQLYVVLARSYKCFSKYDCYKAIRILESLPEAEKNSPWVLSKLGRLHYEIVNYKQSEAFFVKLRMMDRTRLEDMEYYSTLLWHLHKKIELTYLANELFDLDSKNAITWCVIGNLFSLNREPDEAIKCFTKAVKFDENFSYAYTLKGHEYFGNDNYEMALENFRISLVIDPRHYNALYGIGMVYINLGDYQKADYHFRRAVSINPINIILICCVGMVLEKMGKKNLALRQYELANKLQPLNPLPIFKKAQLLFTMQQFQQSLQLFEVLKDLAPDEASVHFLLGQLYNIQDNKHQAIKEFTIALNLDPKGNYLIREAMESLQEKS, from the coding sequence ATGCAAGAGCAACCGTTTGTGATCCAGCACTTGCGGTCCATTATAATACACTCGTTGGATACATTCAACTATACGAATGCAGAGTTTGCTGGGGAACGATTATTGGCTCAGGATCCTGAAGATTTAGACTCGATCTATTTGTATTGTTTGGTGTTGTTCCATCAAAAAAAGTACAAAACATGCTACAATAGGTTGATAAACCTTGAAGATCACTTGGGATGTTCGTATCTTTTTGGAAAGCTGTGTTTACACTTGAAAAAATATAAGGAAGGGGTGTATcaattgatgaaggtgaacTATTTGTACAATGATTCAACCCTCAAACCACACCAAACGAGTGGCTTCGACGTCCATCACTTCAGTTCTTCATTCAACAGGTTCAACTATGAATCAAACCGGAATGTGTTGCCAGATGCTTCTGGTGTTTACCACTTATTGGGGGATTTGTATAACAAGACTGGTGATATCAAAAACAGTTCTTTGAATTACAGTTACTGCTTGAAATTTAACCAATTCGACTTTGAGGCGTTTCAGAAGTTGTGTAAATTGGGGGTTAATGTTAAGGTCAAGGCCCTCTATAAACCTagctccaacttcaatgtGGACTTTGATTTGGGCCAAACCAACTTTGATGGTCAAAGTCCTTTTCAAAACCAGAACACCATCCACCAGACACCCGTCAATAACGGTGGTATCTCCATCCACCCAGATGATTCATTCAATTTGTCCACTCCCAGAATGAAGACCACATCCATACCTAATGCCCCATTAAGAAAACTGGTGGGATCACACACCAACCAAGTCAATAATCATTCCGAAGGGCTTTCGAAATTCGAGTTCACAAAGCCCAAACTCACccttgaaaagaaaaaggaAAGTACATACTCGAAAATTACCTCGAGGTTAATATCCCAACCAGCTTCAACTTCGAGTGATAAGGAGAGATTGCGGTCGAGTCTCAAACGGAAtaattccaactccaatatcCACTCGAATGGCGAAAGCAGTGGTCTCGTTTCGGAGCCTGGCACCATCAAATCGGTGTTCACctccaaagaaatcgaaaGCTCGGAGAGCTTTTTGTTACAGTTATACGTTGTGCTTGCACGAAGCTACAAATGCTTCTCGAAATACGACTGCTACAAAGCGATAAGAATTCTTGAGTCGTTGCCGGAGGCAGAAAAGAATTCTCCATGGGTTTTGAGCAAATTGGGGCGGTTACATTACGAGATTGTCAACTACAAACAAAGTGAAGCATTCTTCGTCAAGCTCCGGATGATGGACAGAACGCGATTGGAAGATATGGAATACTACTCAACCTTATTATGGCATCTCCACAAAAAAATTGAGTTGACGTATCTTGCCAACGAGTTGTTCGATTTGGACTCAAAGAATGCCATAACGTGGTGCGTGATCGGAAACTTGTTCTCATTAAACCGTGAACCTGACGAGGCTATCAAATGTTTTACCAAGGCCGTAAAATTTGACGAGAATTTCTCCTATGCTTATACCTTGAAAGGACACGAATACTTCGGAAATGACAATTACGAGATGGCTCTCGAAAACTTCCGAATAAGCTTGGTGATTGACCCGAGACACTATAATGCCTTGTACGGCATTGGCATGGTATATATCAATCTCGGTGACTATCAAAAAGCCGATTACCATTTTCGAAGAGCCGTGTCTATAAACCCCATAAACATCATTTTGATTTGTTGCGTGGGAATGGTGCTAGAAAAAATGGGTAAGAAGAACCTTGCGTTACGACAATACGAATTGGCAAATaaattgcagccattgaaCCCGTTGcccatcttcaaaaaggcCCAACTCCTTTTCACGATGCAGCAATTCCAACAGTCACTTCAGTTATTTGAGGTATTAAAGGACTTGGCACCCGATGAAGCATCGGTTCACTTTCTTCTAGGCCAATTGTACAACATCCAAGACAACAAGCACCAGGCCATCAAAGAATTCACTATTGCCCTAAACTTAGACCCGAAGGGCAACTATCTTATCCGTGAAGCCATGGAATCTTTGCAGGAAAAATCATAG
- the BOI2 gene encoding polar growth protein (COG:T; EggNog:ENOG503NXZX): MKESDIDGSSRGGATASVYLCIKQFNSRLGDELNLKVGDKIQVLSDDSEYNDGWYMGKNLSTGKVGLYPKSFTQVLVEDTPDDYNLLRSRSRSRSKRLSSPTTPISAKPDSPVSKLKSNFESLSIKRPANGNYKTPGTTATATTHAKSSSSLFNPKTSKIFDEAHDLNDNNDTFNTTNGHSHLDDIDDEDNIDAEDREFGVNKTMNDIDKALEELQSDSYIHSTNTGHKRAPSNMSLTEDLNPKDAMSWTPKQVTSYFALGLGFDTSVAGKFARHKITGAILFELDLAHLKELDIDSFGTRFEIYKEIENLKKIVDGHKELDTDKNKTSEPQLLDSAKITRGPSEYGHQRKKSQSYEELRDTNKIVSPKMDKAYKFGEATNKEMYGSNNNVSTSVLNPPTESAGIKNRLSRPASSIYEQSVHSRNHSRNISGTSDYYGNHRRNSSVILSNNNHKRNSSMFSFMSKDKDEVDNKKYKEVKEKVSEKQGRKQEKLISPAKIKKERLPEVSTPTHDIHNNSEEIDIDSTQFSPRKSKSINHKYDEPRKLDFKDEKRSVSDSTATLNSSASSTPGTSTISRFKTLRTASTTNFKNLTSSKKSKTSAFQEGIRSITPDEAIKSANYSGFMAKRTGNNLSWRSRYFTLHGTRLSYFTSLKDKKEKGLIDITAHKVIPIDTDGEDKYIALYAASTGFGRYCFKLIPPAPGFKKGLTFTQPKTHFFAVETQDEMRGWIKALMTATIDIDDSVPVVSSCSTPTVSLAKAQELLARAREETKLKDEERAMQGNNGFLGDLNDFGDDEFSESQLTSFIGNYTLDPNTSGENSPLVESLEEGSESTSSPSEHPNLSIDTSGKPSVKGPTTPQLSNPTGFASPYLLASGLLSPKSNNGNVNFSPTMNHEDASSTSNSFSNTYNNSKASNTTTPIDQKREYFTDLDSNGSTPKSPASNGRVKSAISQSSGHKKKRHSEKLLAYSNDGSGNHTFVIKQKR; this comes from the coding sequence ATGAAAGAATCCGACATTGATGGAAGCTCGCGTGGTGGTGCTACCGCTTCCGTATATCTTTGCATCAAGCAGTTCAACTCACGTTTGGGTGATGAGTTGAACCTTAAGGTTGGTGATAAGATCCAAGTTCTATCTGATGACAGCGAGTACAACGATGGGTGGTATATGGGAAAGAATCTATCCACCGGGAAAGTGGGGTTGTACCCTAAAAGCTTCACCCAggtgttggtggaagaTACCCCCGATGACTACAACTTGTTACGGTCTCGGTCTCGGTCTCGTTCCAAGAGATTGAGTTCTCCTACTACACCCATATCCGCCAAACCTGACTCTCCAGTTTCCAAGCTCAAGTCTAACTTTGAAAGCTTGTCCATCAAGCGTCCTGCCAACGGTAACTACAAGACTCCCGGTACCACTGCCACCGCTACTACCCACGCCAAATCCTCGTCCTCTCTTTTTAACCCAAAGAcctccaaaatctttgatGAAGCCCATGACCTTAATGATAATAACGACACTTTTAATACCACAAATGGCCACAGTCACCTCGATGAcatcgatgatgaagataataTTGACGCTGAAGACCGTGAGTTTGGCGTTAACAAGACCATGAACGATATAGACAAAGCGTTGGAAGAGTTACAGTCAGATTCGTACATCCACAGTACCAACACTGGCCACAAGCGTGCTCCTTCTAACATGTCGTTGACAGAGGATCTCAATCCCAAGGATGCCATGAGCTGGACTCCAAAACAAGTCACGTCCTATTTTGCGTTGGGGTTGGGTTTCGACACTAGTGTGGCTGGAAAATTTGCTAGACATAAAATTACAGGGGCTATCTTGTTCGAATTGGACTTGGCTCatttgaaagagttggataTTGACTCGTTTGGCACCAGGTTTGAAATCTACaaggaaattgaaaacttgaagaagattgtCGATGGCCACAAGGAACTTGATACTGACAAGAATAAGACTTCGGAACCCCAATTATTGGATTCAGCCAAAATAACAAGAGGCCCATCGGAATATGgtcatcaaagaaagaagtcTCAGTCGTATGAAGAGTTGAGAGACACCAATAAGATTGTTAGTCCAAAAATGGATAAAGCCTACAAATTCGGTGAGGCTACCAATAAGGAGATGTACGGGTCCAACAATAATGTCAGCACCAGTGTCTTGAATCCTCCTACCGAATCAGCTGGTATCAAGAACCGGTTAAGCAGGCCTGCTTCCTCTATCTATGAACAATCTGTTCATAGCAGAAATCACAGCAGAAATATTTCAGGCACTTCGGATTATTATGGTAACCacagaagaaactcatCGGTCATTCTCTCCAATAATAATCATAAGAGAAACAGTTCCATGTTCTCTTTTATGTCTAAAGATAAAGATGAAGTCGACAACAAGAAATATaaagaagtcaaagaaaaggtCCTGGAAAAACAAGgaagaaaacaagaaaagcTTATTTCTCCAGCAAAAATTAAGAAGGAACGTCTTCCTGAAGTTTCTACCCCCACTCATGATATCCACAATAATCTGGAAGAAATAGATATTGACTCCACTCAGTTTTCTCCAAGAAAGCTGAAATCAATCAACCACAAGTATGACGAACCCCGCAAACTTGACTTTAAAGATGAGAAAAGGTCAGTTTCTGATTCCACTGCCACTCTTAATAGTTCTGCCAGTTCTACTCCCGGAACTAGTACCATTTCAAGGTTCAAGACCTTAAGAACGGCTTCGACTACTAACTTTAAGAACTTAACGAGCTCTAAGAAGCTGAAAACCAGTGCTTTCCAAGAAGGTATCAGAAGCATCACTCCAGACGAGGCTATCAAGTCTGCCAATTATTCTGGATTCATGGCCAAGAGGACGGGTAACAACTTATCTTGGAGATCGAGGTATTTCACCCTTCATGGAACCAGATTATCATACTTCACCTCCTTAAAGGAtaaaaaagaaaaagggTTAATTGACATCACCGCCCATAAGGTGATTCCTATCGACACAGATGGAGAAGATAAATATATTGCCTTGTATGCCGCTTCTACTGGGTTTGGAAGGTATTGCTTCAAATTGATTCCTCCAGCTCCAGGCTTCAAAAAGGGATTGACCTTCACTCAGCCTAAGACCCACTTTTTTGCAGTTGAGACCCAAGACGAAATGAGAGGATGGATAAAGGCGTTGATGACTGCTAccattgatattgatgattctGTTCCCGTTGTTAGCAGTTGTTCGACCCCAACTGTCAGTTTGGCCAAGGCGCAAGAACTATtagccagagccagagaagaaaccaagttgaaagatgaagaaagagCAATGCAAGGAAACAATGGATTCCTTGGAGACTTGAACGactttggagatgatgaaTTTAGTGAAAGTCAATTGACCTCGTTCATTGGTAACTACACCTTGGATCCAAATACATCGGGTGAAAACAGTCCTTTGGTAGAATCATTAGAAGAGGGTTCAGAATCTACCAGTTCCCCAAGTGAACATCCAAACTTGAGTATTGACACTTCCGGAAAACCGTCTGTTAAGGGTCCCACCACTCCACAGCTTTCTAATCCTACAGGATTTGCTTCTCCTTACTTGTTGGCTTCGGGATTGTTGTCTCCCAAGCTGAACAACGGTAATGTTAACTTCTCCCCAACTATGAACCATGAAGATGCTTCATCCACAAGCAATTCATTTAGTAATACCTATAACAATTCCAAAGCGTCCAACACCACGACTCCAATCGATCAGAAACGTGAATACTTTACTGACTTGGACTCCAACGGATCCACTCCCAAGCTGCCTGCTTCAAATGGTAGAGTAAAGAGTGCTATCAGTCAAAGTTCAGGCCACAAAAAGAAGCGTCACtctgaaaagttgttggcaTACAGTAATGATGGATCTGGAAATCACACGTTTGTAATCAAACAAAAGCGTTGA